Part of the Flavobacterium okayamense genome, TTTATCAATTAAAATTTGTGATAAACCATAAATTCCTTTCGATTTCATAGGTGTTAATCCACATGGACGAATGATATCGGCAATTTGTTCAACACTCATTTTTACCATATCATAAGGATTGTCTGCTTTTGCAAAAAGTAACGGTGTAATCTTATTTACACGTTCATCAGTACATTGAGCTGAAAGTAAAACCGCAATTAAAAGTGTATAAGGATCTTTATGATTTAAAGGTATTGGAGTTTCAGGATATAATTCGTTTAACGTATTTATAACAAATGTTACTTTTTCGTTCTTCGTCATTTTTGTAAATTTATAACTTCAAACAAAGTTAAACTTTAAACATCTAAACAAAAAATAAATGACAACATTAAAAGCAGGAGATAAGGCACCAAATTTTAAAGGCTTAGATCAAAACGGAAACGAACATAAGTTAAGTGATTATAATGGAAAAAAACTAGTTGTATTTTTCTATCCAAAAGCGAGTACGCCTGGATGTACAATGGAAGCTTGTGATTTAAGAGATAATTTTGAGAGATTTAAAGCAAATAATTATGAATTGCTTGGAGTGAGTGCTGATAGCGCAAAAAGGCAAGCCAATTTTATAGAAAAAAATAATTTGCCATTTCCGTTATTAGCCGATGAAGATAAATCAGTTATTGAAGCTTTTGGAGTTTGGGGGCCAAAGAAATTTATGGGACGAGAATTTGACGGAATCCACCGAACAACTTTTGTAATCGATGAAAAGGGAATAATTGAAGAAGTTATTGAAAAAGTTAAAACGAAAGAGCACGCTAGTCAAATATTGAAATAAAAAAAATCCCGGTTTATCCGGGATTTTTTTAGTTTGTTTTTTCAGTTATAGTTTCTTCTTGATAACCAAAAAGTTTGTGATCTTTTATAATTTCAGGAATTCCAGAAGGCAACATGGATTCCCAACCTTTTTCTCCTTCACCAATCATTTTTAAAACTTTTCTTGAGAAGATTTCAAGGTTTTTTTCTTCATAATCTTTTATATCAACTACTTTACCATTGAATTTAAAGAATTTGTAAAGTTCTTTCATTCTTGGGTGTACTTTCAAATTATCAGAATTAACAATAGTTCCATTTTCATCCTTCATTGGATATAAGTATACTTTTAAATCGCGATAGAAAAGTTTACCAAAAGCCTCAAGAATTCCACCAGATAAATGACGATAGTATTTTTCATCGAAAATTTCTACAAGGTTATTTACACCCATTGCTAATCCCATTCGAGCTTTGGTATAGTTAGAAAAATATTCTACAACTTTAAAGTACTCTTGGAAGTTAGAAATCATTACGGTTTGTCCTAAAGAACAAAGTAATTCGGCTCTATCTAAGAAATCTCTTTCATCAATTTCACCTTCAGCTTTCAAGTTTGAAAGTGTAATTTCGAAAACTACAAATGTATTTTCTTTATCAACTTTGTTTTCATCTATAAACATGTTATATGATTTCTTGTACATATTCATGTTTACTTTAGTAACAGGTCTGAAACTTCCTCTTAACGCTAAAATATTCTTTTTGTATAAGACAGCTGCAGGTAAAATGTTGTTTCCATCAGGTCCAAACATTACCGCATCAGTCATACCATTTTTAACCAATTGTAAACTCATTAATCGGTTATCAACTTCTGCAAAACGAGGTCCTGAGAAATTTATAGTATCAATTTCTAATTGATCTTTATCTAAATGGTCATATAAATAGCGTA contains:
- the bcp gene encoding thioredoxin-dependent thiol peroxidase, whose translation is MTTLKAGDKAPNFKGLDQNGNEHKLSDYNGKKLVVFFYPKASTPGCTMEACDLRDNFERFKANNYELLGVSADSAKRQANFIEKNNLPFPLLADEDKSVIEAFGVWGPKKFMGREFDGIHRTTFVIDEKGIIEEVIEKVKTKEHASQILK
- a CDS encoding TonB-dependent receptor, whose amino-acid sequence is MTTDIKIRGDKAIEQIPSIKDKALRINLNESIYGTFAEIGAGQETVRHFFRAGASSGTIAKAMSAYDKDFSDAIYGIEEDGRYVTESRLKKMLAHETQLIEERLHREKHPNKIFFSYANTVATIDFAKQYKGHGWVGIKFQVEPDEEYNEIILHIRFKETDARLQQETLGILGVNLIYGAFYKHNDPKRLLRYLYDHLDKDQLEIDTINFSGPRFAEVDNRLMSLQLVKNGMTDAVMFGPDGNNILPAAVLYKKNILALRGSFRPVTKVNMNMYKKSYNMFIDENKVDKENTFVVFEITLSNLKAEGEIDERDFLDRAELLCSLGQTVMISNFQEYFKVVEYFSNYTKARMGLAMGVNNLVEIFDEKYYRHLSGGILEAFGKLFYRDLKVYLYPMKDENGTIVNSDNLKVHPRMKELYKFFKFNGKVVDIKDYEEKNLEIFSRKVLKMIGEGEKGWESMLPSGIPEIIKDHKLFGYQEETITEKTN